One region of Micromonospora ureilytica genomic DNA includes:
- a CDS encoding phosphatase PAP2 family protein has product MGGGAELRPVTTRPGPGLRIARLVTEVTAPAVLVSLLILTVSWHSASRPGQGLAWGLLATLFVTGIPFAYIVGGVRRGRLTDHHVGRREQRRAPLLVGLGSVAAGLALLAVFGAPRPVLALAVAGLVGLVVAVSVSHWWKMSIHSAVAAGTLVILMLTFGTRLVVAAPLLAVVGWSRVRLRDHTIAQVLAGGALGALIAAVVFGPLR; this is encoded by the coding sequence GTGGGCGGCGGTGCGGAACTCCGCCCGGTCACCACCCGGCCCGGCCCGGGGTTGCGGATCGCCCGGCTGGTCACCGAGGTGACCGCACCGGCGGTGCTCGTGTCGCTGCTGATCCTCACGGTGAGCTGGCACAGCGCGAGCCGCCCCGGTCAGGGCCTCGCCTGGGGTCTGCTCGCCACCCTCTTCGTCACCGGCATCCCGTTCGCCTACATCGTCGGCGGGGTACGCCGTGGCCGGCTCACCGACCACCACGTCGGCCGCCGGGAGCAGCGCCGGGCGCCGCTGCTGGTCGGCCTCGGTTCGGTCGCGGCGGGGCTCGCCCTGCTCGCCGTGTTCGGCGCGCCCCGCCCGGTGCTGGCGCTGGCGGTGGCCGGGCTGGTCGGCCTCGTCGTCGCCGTGTCGGTCAGCCACTGGTGGAAGATGTCGATCCACTCGGCGGTGGCCGCCGGCACGCTCGTCATCCTGATGCTGACCTTCGGGACGCGGCTGGTCGTCGCCGCACCGCTGCTGGCGGTGGTCGGCTGGTCCCGGGTGCGGCTGAGGGACCACACGATCGCCCAGGTGCTGGCCGGAGGTGCGCTCGGCGCCCTGATCGCCGCTGTGGTCTTCG